One genomic window of Solanum dulcamara chromosome 10, daSolDulc1.2, whole genome shotgun sequence includes the following:
- the LOC129871181 gene encoding probable calcium-binding protein CML16, translating to MMTTLKSDQLKQLKEIFMRFDLDGDGSLTQLELAALLRSLGLKPGCGDQLHILLAKIDNNGNGSIEFDELVDAIMPDMDEDILMNQDQLMELFRSFDRDGNGYITAAELAGQMAKMGHPLTYRELSNLMQEADTNGDGVISFKEFANILGKSATDFLGINTVSESVA from the coding sequence ATGATGACAACTCTCAAATCTGATCAACTCAAACAGCTAAAAGAAATATTCATGCGTTTCGATCTCGACGGAGATGGCAGCCTAACACAGCTAGAACTCGCCGCACTCCTCCGTTCCCTCGGCCTCAAACCCGGATGCGGCGATCAACTCCACATCTTACTCGCTAAAATCGATAACAATGGCAACGGATCCATTGAATTCGACGAACTCGTTGATGCAATTATGCCTGATATGGATGAAGATATATTAATGAATCAAGATCAGCTAATGGAGCTTTTCCGATCGTTCGATCGCGACGGTAATGGTTACATTACCGCCGCTGAACTCGCCGGACAAATGGCCAAAATGGGTCATCCGTTAACGTATAGAGAATTGTCCAATTTAATGCAAGAAGCTGATACCAATGGAGATGGTGTTATAAGTTTCAAGGAATTTGCTAATATTCTTGGCAAATCTGCTACGGATTTTCTTGGAATAAATACTGTATCCGAATCCGTTGcttaa
- the LOC129871248 gene encoding putative phospholipid-transporting ATPase 9 gives MKTGRRRKLHFSKIYTFKCGRESFLGDVDHSQIGGPGYSRVVYCNEPSSFEAVIRDYVGNYVSTTKYSAATFLPKSLFEQFRRVANFYFLVIAILSFTPLTPYSPATAVIPLVIVIGVTMLKEGIEDWQRKQQDIEMNNRKVKVHQENGVFNQTEWKNLRVGDIVKVEKDEFFPADLLLLSSSYEDAVCYVETMNLDGETNLKLKQALEVTSSLHGDSHFKDFKAFVKCEDPNANLYAFVGTMEYEEKQNHLSPQQLLLRDSKLRNTDYIYGAVIFTGHDTKVMQNATDPPSKRSNVERRMDKIIYFLFGLLVTLSLVGSVCFGFLTKEDLDDGHKRWYLRPDQSNIYFDPNRAFSASVYHFLTAVMLYSYLIPISLYVSIEIVKVLQSMFINQDILMYHEETDKPAHARTSNLNEELGQVDTILSDKTGTLTCNSMEFVKCSVAGTAYGRGITEVERAMAKRNGSPLIEDSAVSLKKSSIKGFNFNDERIMNGSWMHEPHLDVIQKFFRLLAVCHTVIPEVDEETSKISYEAESPDEAAFVVAAKEIGFELFRRTQTSVSVHELDLVSGKKVERLYTILNVLEFNSARKRMSVIVKDEEGKILLLCKGADSVMFERLAKSGREFEEITREHVHEYADAGLRTLILAYREITKDEYQVFNEQFLEAKNSVTADRDVLIDEAIEKIEKELILLGATAVEDKLQQGVPECIDKLAQAGIKIWVLTGDKMETAINIGYACSLLRQGMKQIIINLETPDIIATEKGGDKGAIARASKEGVVRQIIEGKALLTASSTEAFALIIDGKSLTYALEDDTKRLLLDLAIGCASVICCRSSPKQKALVTRLVKFGTGKTTLAIGDGANDVGMLQEADIGIGISGVEGMQAVMSSDVAIAQFRFLERLLLVHGHWCYRRISSMICYFFYKNVAFGFTLFLYETYTSFSAQLAYNDWFLSLYNVFFTSLPVIALGVFDQDVSARYCLKFPILYQEGIQNVLFSWRRIIGWMLNGVCSAAIIFFICITAVDPQAFNKDGKTGDYAIVGATMYTCVVWVVNCQMALAVSYFTLIQHIFIWGGIALWYIFLLMYGSMPTTLSTNAYQVFVEALVPSPLYWLVTLLVVVSALAPYFTYEAIQFRFFPMYHGMIQWIRYEGNSNDPEFCNDVRQRSIKLTTVGFTARSIARSNSSLKRHEWYSRIIFD, from the exons atgaagacAGGTAGAAGAAGGAAATTACATTTTAGCAAGATTTACACATTTAAATGTGGAAGAGAATCATTTTTAGGTGATGTTGATCATTCACAAATTGGAGGTCCAGGATATTCAAGAGTTGTTTATTGTAATGAACCAAGTAGTTTTGAGGCTGTAATCAGAGACTATGTTGGAAATTATGTAAGCACAACAAAGTACAGTGCTGCAACTTTCTTGCCAAAGTCTTTGTTTGAGCAGTTTAGGAGGGTGGCTAACTTTTACTTTCTTGTCATTGCCATATTGTCCTTTACACCACTAACTCCTTATTCTCCTGCCACTGCTGTTATTCctcttgttattgttattggaGTCACCATGTTGAAAGAAGGTATTGAGGATTGGCAGAGAAAACAACAG GATATTGAGATGAATAATAGGAAGGTTAAAGTACATCAAGAAAATGGAGTTTTTAACCAAACAGAATGGAAAAACTTGAGAGTTGGTGACATTGTTAAGGTGGAGAAGGATGAGTTCTTCCCGGCAGACTTACTGTTGCTTTCCTCTAGTTATGAAGATGCAGTGTGCTATGTTGAAACCATGAATCTTGACGGGGAGACTAATTTAAAGCTTAAACAGGCATTGGAGGTGACTTCGTCGTTGCACGGAGATTCCCACTTTAAAGACTTTAAAGCTTTTGTTAAATGTGAAGATCCTAATGCTAATTTATATGCTTTTGTTGGAACAATGGAATATGAAGAAAAGCAGAATCATCTTTCTCCCCAGCAATTACTTCTCAGAGATTCTAAATTGCGGAACACGGATTACATATATGGGGCTGTTATCTTCACTGGTCACGACACAAAGGTCATGCAGAATGCTACTGACCCCCCTTCGAAAAGAAGCAACGTTGAGAGGAGAATGGATAAAATCATTTACTTCTTATTTGGACTTTTGGTCACTTTGTCCTTAGTTGGATCAGTCTGCTTTGGATTTCTGACTAAGGAGGATTTAGATGATGGACATAAAAGGTGGTATCTACGACCTGATCAATCTAACATATATTTTGATCCTAATAGAGCTTTTTCTGCTTCCGTTTACCATTTTCTGACAGCCGTGATGTTGTATAGCTACTTGATTCCAATATCCTTATATGTGTCAATAGAAATTGTTAAAGTTCTTCAGAGTATGTTCATTAATCAGGACATTCTTATGTATCATGAAGAAACTGATAAACCAGCACATGCCCGCACCTCAAATTTAAATGAGGAACTTGGCCAGGTTGACACAATACTTTCAGATAAAACTGGTACATTAACTTGTAACTCAATGGAGTTTGTCAAGTGTTCAGTGGCTGGAACGGCTTATGGACGTGGTATTACGGAAGTCGAGAGGGCTATGGCTAAAAGAAATGGTTCTCCATTGATTGAGGATTCTGCTGTTAGTCTAAAGAAGTCCTCAATAAAAGGCTTCAACTTTAATGACGAGCGAATCATGAATGGGAGTTGGATGCATGAGCCTCATTTAGATGTCATACAGAAGTTTTTCCGTTTATTAGCAGTCTGTCATACTGTCATACCTGAAGTGGATGAAGAAACAAGCAAGATTTCATATGAAGCTGAATCTCCAGACGAGGCAGCCTTTGTAGTTGCAGCTAAAGAAATTGGCTTTGAATTATTTAGGAGGACACAAACAAGTGTGTCAGTGCATGAGTTGGATCTGGTATCTGGCAAGAAAGTCGAGAG GTTATATACAATTTTGAATGTGTTGGAATTTAATAGTGCAAGAAAAAGGATGTCCGTAATAGTAAAGGATGAGGAGGGAAAGATATTGCTACTCTGCAAAGGTGCTGATAG TGTCATGTTTGAAAGGCTCGCGAAAAGTGGAAGGGAATTTGAAGAGATAACAAGGGAACATGTACATGAGTATGCTGATGCAGGCTTGAGGACCTTGATACTGGCTTATCGAGAAATCACCAAGGACGAATATCAAGTGTTCAATGAGCAATTTTTAGAGGCCAAGAATTCAGTCACTGCAGACCGTGATGTGTTGATTGATGAAGCAATTGAAAAGATTGAAAAGGAGTTGATTCTACTAGGCGCCACTGCTGTTGAGGATAAACTCCAACAAGGG GTTCCTGAATGCATTGACAAACTTGCGCAAGCAGGTATTAAGATATGGGTTTTGACCGGGGATAAGATGGAAACAGCCATTAATATCGG TTATGCCTGTAGTTTGCTTAGACAAGGAATGAAGCAAATTATCATAAACTTGGAAACACCTGATATTATAGCAACCGAGAAAGGAGGAGACAAAGGTGCTATTGCCAGG GCGTCAAAGGAAGGTGTTGTACGACAAATTATAGAAGGGAAGGCTTTACTTACGGCTTCAAGCACCGAGGCATTTGCTTTGATCATTGATGGGAAATCACTTACATATGCTCTAGAAGATGACACAAAAAGATTGCTTTTAGACCTTGCAATTGGATGTGCCTCTGTTATATGCTGTCGTTCATCACCTAAACAAAAGGCATTG GTAACAAGACTTGTTAAGTTTGGTACTGGAAAGACAACTTTAGCCATTGGAGATGGAGCTAATGATGTAGGAATGCTTCAAGAAGCTGATATTGGAATCGGAATCAGTGGTGTTGAAGGAATGCAG GCTGTTATGTCAAGTGATGTTGCGATTGCTCAGTTCCGATTTTTGGAACGCTTGCTTTTAGTGCATGGTCATTGGTGTTACAGAAGGATCTCTTCAATG ATATGCTACTTTTTCTACAAAAACGTTGCATTTGGCTTTACTCTCTTCTTATACGAGACATATACATCATTTTCTGCACAACTTGCATATAACGATTGGTTTCTGTCGCTTTACAATGTCTTCTTCACATCATTACCAGTGATTGCTTTGGGAGTTTTTGATCAAGATGTATCCGCCCGATATTGTCTTAAG TTTCCCATACTATATCAAGAAGGTATACAAAACGTCCTTTTCAGCTGGCGTCGTATAATTGGCTGGATGTTGAATGGTGTCTGCAGTGCAGCTATTATCTTCTTCATCTGCATAACAGCGGTAGATCCTCAGGCCTTCAATAAAGATGGTAAAACTGGTGACTACGCGATTGTGGGAGCAACAATGTACACATGTGTGGTTTGGGTTGTGAACTGTCAAATGGCTCTTGCTGTTAGTTATTTCACCTTAATCCAACATATCTTCATCTGGGGTGGAATCGCTCTCTGGTATATCTTCCTTCTAATGTATGGATCCATGCCTACGACACTTTCCACCAACGCATACCAAGTCTTCGTGGAAGCTCTTGTTCCTTCCCCATTATACTGGTTAGTCACACTGTTAGTGGTTGTTTCAGCTCTAGCTCCCTATTTTACATACGAAGCAATTCAGTTCCGATTCTTCCCAATGTACCATGGGATGATTCAATGGATAAGGTATGAGGGGAACTCAAATGACCCTGAGTTCTGCAATGATGTGAGGCAGAGGTCAATAAAACTAACAACTGTAGGTTTCACTGCTCGTTCGATAGCAAGATCTAATTCTAGTCTAAAACGACATGAATGGTATTCACGGATAATATTTGATTAG